A stretch of the Poseidonibacter antarcticus genome encodes the following:
- a CDS encoding glycosyltransferase encodes MDEELIINNIDNKTEQKLLVIGYVWPEPKSSAAGTHIMSIMRLFKNNGYKVEFCTPCAISSHMIDLEKEGISSSSIELNNDSFDEYVKEYNPNIVLFDRFMMEEQFAWRVEKNCPNALKILDTEDLQCLRNARHKALKENRAMNKADLYSSDLAKREISAILRCDISLIISSYEMQLLKNIFKIDEVLFYHLPFMVDLDSIPKVTKTYQEREHFMTIGNFRHAPNWDVVLYLQKIWPMIRKELPNAQLHIYGSYPPAKATALNNPKTGFLIKGWADDVFEVMQSAKVCIAPIRFGAGIKGKLLDAMIMQTPSATSSIGSEGMFEDEQWPGIISDDIDDFVEKTVELYKNEDKWNKAKQNAHILLKSKYNGKVLGENLLKKVNKVYENLQEHRLNNFTGSMLRHHSMSSTKYMSQWIAEKNKVK; translated from the coding sequence ATGGATGAAGAGTTAATCATAAATAATATAGATAATAAAACTGAACAAAAACTTTTAGTAATAGGTTACGTTTGGCCAGAACCAAAATCATCAGCAGCAGGAACTCATATAATGTCTATTATGAGATTGTTTAAAAATAATGGATATAAAGTAGAGTTTTGTACTCCTTGTGCAATATCTTCACATATGATTGATTTAGAAAAAGAGGGTATTAGTTCTTCAAGTATAGAGTTAAACAATGATAGTTTTGATGAATATGTAAAAGAATATAATCCAAATATTGTACTTTTTGATAGATTTATGATGGAAGAACAATTTGCTTGGAGAGTTGAAAAAAATTGTCCAAATGCTTTAAAAATATTAGATACAGAAGATTTACAATGTTTACGAAATGCTAGACATAAAGCCTTAAAAGAAAATAGGGCGATGAATAAAGCTGATTTATACTCATCAGACTTAGCAAAAAGAGAAATATCTGCAATATTAAGATGTGATATATCTTTGATAATCTCTTCTTATGAAATGCAACTATTAAAAAATATTTTTAAAATTGATGAGGTACTTTTTTATCATTTACCCTTTATGGTTGATTTAGATTCAATTCCAAAAGTTACGAAAACTTACCAAGAGCGTGAGCATTTTATGACAATTGGGAATTTTAGACACGCTCCAAATTGGGATGTAGTTTTATATCTTCAAAAAATATGGCCAATGATAAGAAAAGAACTTCCAAATGCACAGCTTCATATATATGGTTCTTACCCACCTGCAAAAGCAACAGCTTTAAATAACCCCAAAACTGGTTTTTTAATAAAAGGCTGGGCAGATGATGTTTTTGAAGTAATGCAAAGTGCAAAGGTTTGTATAGCACCAATTAGATTTGGTGCAGGAATAAAAGGAAAGCTCTTAGATGCTATGATAATGCAAACACCAAGTGCAACAAGTAGTATTGGAAGTGAAGGTATGTTTGAAGATGAACAATGGCCTGGAATTATTAGTGATGATATAGATGATTTTGTTGAAAAAACAGTTGAATTATATAAAAATGAAGATAAATGGAATAAAGCAAAACAAAATGCACATATTTTGCTAAAATCTAAATATAATGGAAAAGTATTAGGTGAAAATTTATTAAAAAAAGTAAATAAAGTTTATGAAAACCTACAAGAGCATAGATTAAACAATTTTACAGGTTCAATGCTAAGACATCATAGTATGTCAAGCACAAAATATATGTCTCAGTGGATAGCTGAAAAAAATAAAGTTAAATAA
- a CDS encoding alpha/beta fold hydrolase, translating into MKEKIYLIPGLMTDERLWSRIKPFLEEYELVHIPIPHSTDFDEVLDILVDIFKEEKINILGFSLGGYIASYFAVTYPNRVNRLFMVAATPGESQEAETERRKQKFAVIEKEGFKGLSFEKAKSLVEKQNQNDIELIKTIQDMFMDLGKETFISQLTSTFKRIDLFEDLIGLKLPIWFYYSSDDRILNSEAIRKFKEVEHNMTIIPREGTSHNIPLEVPKDLSLKIKEWMKS; encoded by the coding sequence ATGAAAGAAAAAATATATTTAATTCCAGGACTTATGACAGATGAGAGACTTTGGAGTAGAATAAAGCCTTTTTTAGAAGAATATGAACTAGTTCATATTCCTATTCCTCACAGTACAGATTTTGATGAAGTATTAGATATTCTAGTTGATATTTTTAAAGAAGAAAAAATAAATATTTTAGGTTTTTCTCTGGGAGGATATATTGCATCATATTTTGCAGTTACTTATCCAAATAGAGTAAATAGATTATTTATGGTAGCTGCAACTCCAGGTGAATCTCAAGAAGCAGAAACTGAAAGAAGAAAACAAAAGTTTGCAGTAATTGAAAAAGAGGGGTTTAAAGGTCTTTCTTTTGAAAAAGCAAAATCTTTAGTAGAGAAACAAAATCAAAATGATATAGAATTGATTAAAACTATTCAAGATATGTTTATGGATTTAGGAAAAGAAACTTTTATTTCTCAGCTAACAAGTACTTTTAAAAGAATTGATTTATTCGAAGATTTAATAGGACTTAAATTACCAATTTGGTTTTATTATAGTAGTGATGATAGAATATTAAATAGTGAAGCTATTAGAAAATTTAAAGAAGTAGAGCATAATATGACAATAATTCCAAGAGAAGGAACAAGTCATAATATACCACTTGAAGTACCAAAAGATTTAAGTTTAAAAATAAAAGAATGGATGAAGAGTTAA
- a CDS encoding SagB family peptide dehydrogenase, with protein sequence MNNNLQMVYTYHNETKHSQQRYARSLGYMDWATQPDPYRIYFNTKKTKLALSFENNTLEYSQIFEKSKDKSLCAPLCIESISQFFQFSLGLAAIKEYGDQSWALRCNASSGNLQPSEAYILSSQIQGIENGLHHYSVKEHELEQLSTAPKLELPENSFAICLSSIVWREAWKYGERSWRYTQLDCGHALKALEVSASILGWKIQIVNVKDSQLKKLLGLDQANRYIKEERELADMLILVSFDDSNINTKDINLEEIQSKLQEEYEGKANQLSLSWHKWDILEKIEDSTLSDDLEKKKFINTQYEENLYRKTSFLAKDVVLKRRSAQMMNENDCTISKKEFETIIGSVKSSASSVHLVIFVHSVEELDSGLYILVRNKEHKEQLQTLLKEDFLWDKVDTNAGELYKLQDGDFKFLAKAISCNQDIAKDGAFSLGMLCEFMNQLETYGPSKYKQLYWECGAIGQQLYLETTSLQLSATGIGCFLDDILHDTIGLKTNHFQSLYHFTIGRGLVDSRLTTKEPYKKGEN encoded by the coding sequence ATGAATAATAACTTACAAATGGTTTATACCTATCATAATGAAACAAAACATTCGCAGCAAAGATACGCAAGGTCTTTAGGTTATATGGATTGGGCTACACAACCTGATCCATATAGAATATATTTTAATACTAAAAAAACAAAATTAGCATTATCTTTTGAAAATAATACATTAGAATACTCTCAAATTTTTGAAAAATCAAAAGATAAATCTCTTTGTGCTCCTTTATGTATTGAATCAATATCACAATTTTTTCAATTCTCACTAGGACTTGCAGCAATCAAGGAATACGGTGATCAATCATGGGCTTTAAGATGTAATGCTTCAAGTGGAAATTTACAACCTAGTGAAGCATATATTTTATCAAGCCAAATCCAAGGAATAGAAAATGGCTTACATCACTATAGTGTAAAAGAACACGAATTAGAACAATTATCAACAGCTCCTAAACTTGAACTCCCAGAAAATAGTTTTGCTATTTGCTTATCTTCAATTGTTTGGAGAGAAGCTTGGAAATATGGTGAGCGGTCTTGGAGATATACACAACTAGATTGTGGTCATGCTTTAAAAGCTTTAGAAGTTTCTGCTTCAATTCTTGGTTGGAAAATACAAATAGTTAATGTAAAAGATTCACAACTTAAAAAACTTTTAGGACTTGATCAAGCAAATAGATATATAAAAGAAGAGCGAGAGTTAGCTGATATGTTAATACTTGTATCTTTTGATGATTCAAATATTAATACAAAAGATATTAATCTTGAAGAAATACAATCAAAACTTCAAGAAGAGTATGAAGGAAAAGCAAATCAACTTAGTCTTTCTTGGCATAAATGGGATATTTTAGAAAAAATTGAAGATTCAACGCTAAGTGATGATTTAGAAAAGAAGAAATTTATCAATACACAATATGAAGAAAATTTATATAGAAAAACATCATTCTTAGCAAAAGATGTGGTTTTAAAAAGACGTTCTGCTCAAATGATGAATGAAAATGATTGCACAATTTCTAAAAAAGAGTTTGAAACAATAATTGGCTCTGTAAAATCTTCTGCTTCTTCTGTTCATTTAGTAATATTTGTACATAGTGTAGAAGAGTTAGATTCAGGTCTTTATATACTAGTTAGAAATAAAGAACATAAAGAACAACTACAAACACTTTTAAAAGAAGATTTTCTTTGGGATAAAGTAGATACAAATGCAGGAGAGTTATATAAACTTCAAGATGGAGATTTTAAATTTTTAGCAAAAGCAATTTCTTGTAATCAAGATATAGCAAAAGATGGAGCTTTTTCTCTTGGGATGTTATGTGAGTTTATGAATCAATTAGAAACGTATGGTCCTTCTAAATATAAACAATTATATTGGGAATGTGGAGCTATTGGTCAACAATTGTATTTAGAAACAACATCTTTACAATTATCAGCTACAGGAATTGGATGCTTCTTAGATGATATATTACACGATACTATTGGTTTAAAAACAAATCATTTCCAATCGCTTTATCATTTTACAATTGGACGTGGTTTAGTTGATTCTAGATTAACAACAAAAGAACCATATAAAAAAGGTGAAAATTAA
- a CDS encoding PQQ-dependent sugar dehydrogenase, with protein MRVVFLIFLTIISMFAQNTVSKVSSNLGVGWGMTFLNENSLLISQKNGQIILLDLQSKETQNIQNIPKVLYQGQGGLLDIQKKDEWIYLTYVKNVNGQGVTTLARAKILDNKLVEFKDLLVTKSFSSASHHFGGRIAFDDKGHIFFSVGDRGYRHSAQDLSSHKGSILRLNLDGSIPLDNPFVNNANALGEIYSYGHRNPQGLFFDKNNKTLYSNEHGPRGGDEINIIKKGSNYGWPVVSQGKEYWNSSFVGDFRSKENFVDGIKVYVPSIAPSSLISYSGKKYNNLKGNLFSGALKLQHLNQIILDENDKVLQENRLLEDLHERIRNVVESPKGEIYISTDNGNIYLVNFE; from the coding sequence ATGCGAGTAGTATTTCTTATATTTTTAACGATAATTTCAATGTTTGCACAAAATACAGTTTCAAAAGTTTCCTCAAATTTAGGAGTGGGATGGGGAATGACTTTTTTGAATGAAAATAGTTTACTTATCTCACAAAAAAATGGGCAAATAATTCTTTTAGATTTACAGTCTAAAGAAACTCAAAACATACAAAATATTCCAAAAGTTTTATATCAGGGTCAAGGTGGATTATTAGATATTCAAAAAAAAGATGAATGGATTTATTTAACTTATGTAAAAAATGTAAATGGTCAAGGAGTTACAACTTTAGCTCGTGCAAAAATACTAGATAATAAGTTAGTAGAATTTAAAGACTTATTAGTAACAAAATCTTTTTCTAGTGCTTCTCATCATTTTGGAGGTAGAATTGCTTTTGATGATAAAGGACATATTTTCTTTTCAGTTGGTGATAGAGGATATAGGCATAGTGCTCAAGATTTAAGTAGTCATAAAGGCTCGATTTTAAGACTTAATTTGGATGGTTCAATTCCTCTTGATAATCCATTTGTAAATAATGCTAATGCTTTAGGTGAAATATACTCTTATGGACATAGAAATCCCCAAGGTCTTTTCTTTGATAAAAACAATAAAACACTTTATTCAAATGAACATGGTCCAAGAGGTGGAGATGAAATAAATATTATTAAAAAAGGCTCAAACTATGGTTGGCCTGTTGTTTCTCAAGGTAAAGAGTATTGGAATTCTTCTTTTGTAGGAGATTTTCGTAGTAAAGAAAATTTTGTTGATGGCATAAAAGTTTATGTTCCTTCTATCGCTCCTAGTTCTCTTATTTCTTATAGTGGAAAAAAATACAATAATTTAAAAGGAAATTTATTTTCAGGTGCTTTAAAACTTCAGCATTTAAATCAAATTATCTTAGATGAAAATGATAAAGTGCTTCAAGAAAATAGATTGTTAGAAGATTTACACGAAAGAATTAGGAATGTAGTAGAGTCTCCAAAGGGAGAAATATATATTTCCACTGACAATGGAAATATATATCTTGTTAATTTTGAATAA
- a CDS encoding DUF3144 domain-containing protein: MSEDKQGFLKRADAHIFLANEQMNEDISSGEVSASFMFALARFNAWIAASSYKSSEDMAVEKQKAMDYFMNEYKIMLEQHLDEHIKGFNFDS, translated from the coding sequence ATGAGTGAAGATAAACAAGGTTTTTTAAAAAGAGCAGATGCTCATATATTTTTAGCTAATGAACAAATGAATGAAGATATAAGTTCAGGAGAAGTAAGTGCTTCATTTATGTTTGCACTTGCTAGATTTAACGCATGGATAGCAGCATCTTCTTATAAATCAAGTGAAGATATGGCAGTAGAAAAACAAAAAGCAATGGATTATTTTATGAATGAATATAAAATAATGTTAGAACAACATCTAGATGAACACATAAAAGGTTTCAATTTTGACAGTTAA
- a CDS encoding pentapeptide repeat-containing protein, translating into MFKTNDYWEEEFTAYSDKYLDSIYFDNCTFIKCDFKKTTFDNCKFTECIFINCDLSLSILKSCTFNDVIFEDSKLLGISWSNCVEPFDVKFDSCNISQNSFHLLDLRRMKFINSLISDTGFEECNLENALFDNCNLEQTVFVSNNMKKANFETAKNYLIDPKYNDISKAQFSLPEALSFLSLLPIKLK; encoded by the coding sequence ATGTTTAAAACAAATGATTATTGGGAAGAAGAGTTTACAGCTTATAGTGATAAATACTTGGATTCTATATATTTTGATAACTGTACGTTTATTAAATGTGATTTTAAAAAAACAACTTTTGATAATTGTAAATTTACAGAATGTATATTTATAAATTGTGATTTATCTTTAAGTATATTAAAGAGTTGTACTTTTAATGATGTTATTTTTGAAGATTCAAAACTTTTGGGTATTTCATGGAGTAATTGTGTTGAACCTTTTGATGTAAAGTTTGATTCTTGTAATATCTCTCAAAACTCTTTTCATCTTTTAGATTTACGAAGAATGAAATTTATTAACTCTTTAATAAGTGATACAGGATTTGAAGAGTGTAATCTAGAAAATGCACTTTTTGATAACTGTAATTTGGAGCAAACAGTTTTTGTAAGTAACAATATGAAAAAAGCGAATTTTGAAACAGCAAAGAACTATTTAATAGACCCTAAATACAATGATATATCAAAAGCACAGTTTTCACTTCCTGAAGCCTTGAGTTTTTTGAGCTTACTTCCTATTAAATTAAAATAA
- a CDS encoding cold-shock protein has translation MALVNGTVKWFNSEKGFGFIEQEDGGKDVFVHFRNINSSGYGRVSLEDGQKVTFEVTEGEKGLQAENVTPQ, from the coding sequence ATGGCATTAGTAAACGGAACAGTAAAATGGTTCAACAGTGAAAAAGGTTTTGGATTTATAGAACAAGAAGATGGTGGAAAAGATGTATTCGTACACTTCAGAAACATTAACAGTTCAGGATATGGAAGAGTATCTTTAGAAGACGGTCAAAAAGTTACTTTCGAAGTAACAGAAGGTGAAAAAGGTCTTCAAGCAGAAAACGTTACTCCTCAATAG
- a CDS encoding CatB-related O-acetyltransferase, with protein sequence MKPYHFENQFSSQLLDATVNHPNIQIGKFSYYSGYHHKHDFVECARYLHNKRKDVDKLIIGSYCSIGSGAIFMMAGNQGHNTQWLSTFPFYFQANIFKDSKNGFEKAGNTIIGNDVWIGSEAMINSGITIGDGAIIAARAVVVKDVGAYEVVGGNPAVFIKSRFENKEVEQLLTMKWWNWKEEKIKKCMPLICSTSIDKLFKYWNENKKDLF encoded by the coding sequence ATGAAACCATACCACTTTGAAAACCAATTTTCTTCACAATTATTAGATGCAACAGTTAATCATCCCAATATACAAATAGGAAAATTCTCTTATTATTCAGGTTATCACCATAAACATGATTTTGTAGAGTGTGCTAGATACTTACACAATAAAAGAAAAGATGTGGATAAACTTATTATTGGTTCATATTGCTCAATTGGTTCAGGTGCTATTTTTATGATGGCAGGGAATCAAGGTCATAATACACAATGGCTTAGTACTTTTCCTTTTTATTTTCAAGCAAATATTTTTAAAGATTCAAAAAATGGCTTTGAAAAAGCAGGAAATACAATAATAGGAAATGACGTTTGGATAGGTTCTGAAGCTATGATAAATTCAGGTATTACCATAGGCGATGGTGCAATAATTGCTGCACGTGCAGTTGTTGTAAAAGATGTAGGTGCATATGAAGTTGTAGGTGGGAATCCTGCTGTATTTATAAAATCACGTTTTGAGAATAAAGAAGTAGAACAATTACTCACTATGAAATGGTGGAATTGGAAAGAAGAGAAAATAAAAAAATGTATGCCTCTTATTTGTAGTACATCTATTGATAAACTATTCAAATATTGGAATGAAAACAAGAAAGATTTATTTTAA
- a CDS encoding DMT family transporter: MSNKDKTLSKLKLMDKGILFMLLSALIAALSGAVAKVLSQSMDPIEIVFYRNFLGVLIILYTLKKIPVNINTSKLHLLFLRGFFGTLAMLFFFYTIATIPLGEAIILNKTSPFFVTILAFYLMKESISKNTIFALIIGFMGVILIIKPFGIEISIDHIFGVLGGFFAAAAYATIKKIKDIYDARVIMLSFMGIGTILPLLIFLFTPYAEFKIHTDPFLWSLIAFMAILSTVSQWLLTRAYSLSPASIIGVVGYSSIPFAVGFGVMLGDSLPDMLTFAGIALIILGGIIVSKK, encoded by the coding sequence ATGTCAAATAAAGACAAAACATTATCAAAATTAAAACTAATGGACAAAGGTATTCTATTTATGCTTTTGAGTGCTTTAATAGCGGCACTAAGTGGAGCAGTAGCTAAAGTATTATCACAAAGTATGGATCCTATTGAAATAGTTTTTTATAGAAACTTTTTAGGCGTTCTTATCATATTATATACTTTGAAAAAAATTCCAGTAAATATAAATACTTCAAAATTACATTTACTCTTTTTAAGAGGTTTCTTTGGAACACTTGCAATGTTATTCTTTTTTTATACAATTGCAACTATTCCATTAGGTGAGGCTATTATATTAAATAAGACATCGCCATTTTTTGTGACAATTCTTGCTTTTTACTTGATGAAGGAATCTATTAGTAAAAATACTATTTTTGCCTTAATTATTGGATTTATGGGAGTTATATTAATTATAAAACCATTTGGTATTGAAATATCAATTGATCATATTTTTGGAGTTTTAGGTGGTTTCTTTGCAGCTGCTGCTTATGCAACAATAAAGAAGATAAAAGATATTTATGATGCAAGAGTTATTATGCTTTCATTTATGGGAATTGGAACTATTCTTCCATTATTAATTTTTCTATTTACACCTTACGCTGAGTTCAAAATACATACAGACCCTTTTCTTTGGTCACTTATAGCATTTATGGCTATTCTTTCAACTGTTTCGCAATGGCTTTTAACTAGAGCATACAGTTTAAGTCCTGCTAGTATTATTGGAGTTGTAGGATATTCAAGTATTCCATTTGCTGTTGGTTTTGGAGTAATGTTAGGGGATTCTTTACCTGATATGTTAACATTTGCTGGTATTGCACTTATTATATTAGGTGGAATAATAGTAAGTAAAAAGTAA
- a CDS encoding rubredoxin yields MNDYVCTVRGYIYQVKLGDPDAGIKAGTAFEDIPDDWECPDCGSQKEDFEELLE; encoded by the coding sequence ATGAATGATTATGTTTGTACAGTAAGAGGTTATATATATCAAGTAAAATTAGGAGATCCTGATGCTGGTATCAAAGCAGGAACAGCATTTGAAGATATACCAGATGATTGGGAATGCCCTGATTGTGGTTCACAAAAAGAAGATTTTGAAGAATTACTAGAATAA
- a CDS encoding pseudouridine synthase: MNSKLNDSKKLFALNKPKGYLVTRSDDLGRKTVYDILPQWVFDEQWMPIGRLDLESKGLLLFTQKGEINNVLTKPGNCNKIYEIWVRGYVTQEHIAQALKGVDSKYGLLKALMVEKIGMGGAKTKLRIQINEGKNRHIRRLFGAMKDPKFGTPLKVVNLTRVSIGTLNLDIKSGQWRYLTIEEEKRLLKNLK; this comes from the coding sequence ATGAATAGTAAATTAAATGATTCAAAAAAATTGTTTGCACTAAATAAACCAAAGGGTTATTTGGTTACAAGATCAGATGATCTTGGACGAAAAACGGTTTATGATATTTTACCACAGTGGGTTTTTGATGAACAATGGATGCCAATAGGTCGTCTTGATTTAGAATCGAAGGGACTTTTATTATTCACACAAAAAGGTGAAATAAATAATGTCTTAACTAAACCAGGGAATTGTAATAAAATATATGAAATTTGGGTAAGAGGGTATGTAACGCAAGAACATATTGCACAAGCTTTAAAAGGAGTGGATAGTAAATATGGTTTACTAAAAGCTTTGATGGTTGAAAAAATAGGAATGGGCGGAGCAAAAACAAAATTAAGAATACAAATAAATGAGGGTAAAAATAGACATATACGTCGTCTTTTTGGAGCAATGAAAGACCCAAAATTTGGAACACCCCTAAAAGTTGTTAATTTAACAAGAGTAAGTATAGGTACTTTAAATCTTGATATAAAAAGTGGACAATGGCGTTATCTTACAATTGAAGAAGAAAAAAGATTACTTAAAAATCTTAAATAA
- a CDS encoding DUF2238 domain-containing protein, with amino-acid sequence MEKSHKIVYGIYILIWIILAINPKYPEDWLLENILVFIFFPFVFLMDRKHNYTLLSIIFLLIFTSLHSLGAHYTYSKMEYFNMITQFFGFERNNFDRLVHFLFGLLVFRILFEMIMSAVTSTKNALFFTLTIIISISTVYELFEWLVVVVLYPQLGVAFLGIQGDIWDAHKDIIAATIGALANLIFYKSYKYLWMSRKI; translated from the coding sequence ATGGAAAAGTCACATAAAATTGTTTATGGTATTTATATATTAATTTGGATTATACTAGCTATTAATCCAAAATATCCAGAAGATTGGTTGCTTGAAAATATATTGGTATTTATTTTTTTCCCTTTTGTCTTTCTTATGGATAGAAAGCATAATTACACTCTTTTAAGTATTATCTTTTTACTTATATTTACAAGTTTACATTCATTAGGTGCTCATTATACCTATTCAAAGATGGAATATTTTAATATGATTACGCAATTCTTTGGTTTTGAAAGAAATAATTTTGATAGATTGGTACATTTTCTTTTTGGACTACTTGTTTTTAGAATATTATTTGAGATGATTATGTCAGCCGTAACAAGTACAAAAAATGCTTTATTTTTTACTTTAACAATAATTATTTCAATATCTACAGTTTATGAATTATTTGAGTGGTTGGTAGTAGTTGTATTATATCCACAACTAGGGGTTGCTTTTTTGGGAATACAAGGAGATATATGGGATGCACATAAAGATATAATTGCTGCAACAATAGGAGCTTTAGCTAATCTAATTTTTTATAAAAGTTATAAATATCTATGGATGTCAAGAAAAATATAA
- a CDS encoding Crp/Fnr family transcriptional regulator, with product MKSFNFFDTLLPSSKKQLLDASTFINVPVGTKLYAQGDLCTNIIFLTKGRVRVVRQNENGQSVLLYYFSKGEQCNVNFTSSYNSAPAVGTAIAETDLEGYDVPAKLVAKLFIEDKQFQGYVFDQYVKRLESMASLVEEIRFLSLDTRLLHWLQSQNQREIHISHEQLGEIVGTSREVISRILKSFEKNNIVKLSRKKIELL from the coding sequence ATGAAATCTTTCAATTTTTTTGACACATTACTGCCTTCAAGTAAAAAACAACTTCTTGATGCATCTACTTTTATTAATGTTCCAGTAGGAACCAAACTTTATGCTCAAGGAGATCTTTGTACAAATATTATTTTTCTGACAAAAGGAAGAGTAAGAGTAGTTCGACAAAATGAAAATGGTCAAAGTGTATTATTGTATTATTTCTCAAAAGGTGAACAGTGCAATGTAAACTTCACTAGTTCATACAACTCAGCACCAGCTGTTGGAACAGCAATAGCAGAAACTGATTTAGAAGGGTATGATGTTCCTGCTAAATTAGTTGCAAAACTTTTTATTGAAGATAAACAGTTCCAAGGATATGTTTTTGATCAATATGTCAAGCGTTTAGAATCTATGGCATCATTAGTTGAAGAGATACGATTTTTAAGTTTAGATACTAGGTTACTTCATTGGTTGCAATCTCAAAATCAAAGAGAAATACATATTTCACATGAACAACTAGGTGAAATAGTTGGAACATCAAGAGAAGTAATTAGCCGAATTTTAAAAAGTTTTGAAAAAAATAATATAGTAAAACTCTCACGAAAAAAAATAGAACTTTTATAA
- a CDS encoding DoxX family protein: MNESKQKTIELAYLILRLTMGVNMFTHGVARLLNIEGFNSWMIGQFSNTILPEFMVSISSYMIPFAELIIGTLLIVGLFTSRALLLGALLIVLLVFGSGLQENWNVMSSQMIYAIFFFVLSYFLELNRFSVDKLR; this comes from the coding sequence ATGAATGAATCAAAACAAAAGACCATAGAATTAGCTTATTTGATATTAAGACTTACAATGGGTGTAAATATGTTTACTCATGGAGTTGCAAGACTTTTAAATATTGAAGGATTTAATTCTTGGATGATAGGACAATTTAGTAATACTATTTTACCTGAATTTATGGTGAGTATTTCATCTTATATGATTCCTTTTGCTGAATTAATTATTGGTACTTTATTAATTGTAGGATTGTTTACGAGTAGGGCTTTATTATTAGGTGCATTATTAATAGTACTTTTAGTATTTGGTTCAGGTTTACAAGAAAATTGGAATGTTATGTCTTCTCAAATGATATATGCGATATTCTTTTTTGTTCTTTCATATTTTCTTGAATTAAATAGGTTTTCAGTAGATAAACTAAGATAG
- a CDS encoding cytochrome c biogenesis CcdA family protein, whose amino-acid sequence MNSFIYFSFLQGVFAFFAPCAVALLPAYIISFISRDNIPEQSKIHLLIRGLKLAFFSILGILLIYAIASGFIVIAAELIKSYMKYVAITLGVVLIIIALLMLFGKEFSINIHMKQKEYTNEIKEAFFFGIAYAIGALGCLFPLFLVVATQALSEPDTVLGLSYIVAYFIGISLLMIITIMTSIFAQDFINKKIRAILPYMQRISAIFLIIAGVYVIYYQSSLF is encoded by the coding sequence ATGAATAGTTTTATATATTTTTCATTTCTTCAAGGGGTATTTGCATTCTTTGCCCCTTGTGCAGTGGCACTTCTTCCTGCGTATATTATCTCTTTTATTTCTAGAGATAATATACCAGAACAAAGTAAGATACATCTTTTAATTAGAGGATTAAAATTAGCATTTTTTTCTATTTTAGGTATTTTACTTATATATGCAATTGCAAGTGGTTTTATCGTAATAGCAGCTGAATTAATAAAAAGTTATATGAAGTATGTAGCTATTACTTTAGGAGTTGTACTTATTATTATTGCACTATTAATGCTTTTTGGAAAAGAGTTTAGTATTAATATTCATATGAAACAAAAAGAGTATACAAATGAAATAAAAGAAGCATTTTTCTTTGGAATTGCTTATGCAATTGGTGCTTTAGGTTGCTTATTTCCACTTTTCTTAGTAGTTGCTACTCAAGCATTAAGCGAACCTGATACAGTTTTAGGTTTAAGTTATATTGTAGCTTACTTTATAGGAATAAGTTTATTAATGATAATTACTATTATGACTTCAATTTTTGCACAAGATTTTATAAATAAAAAGATTAGAGCAATTTTACCTTATATGCAAAGAATAAGTGCTATTTTTCTTATTATTGCTGGAGTTTATGTTATTTATTATCAGTCATCATTATTTTAA